Within Candidatus Eisenbacteria bacterium, the genomic segment GATCAGGATTGCCGTGCGTTGTCGTCGTCGGCGGGACCCAGGGTCCTTTCGGCGATCTCGTAAAAGGAATGTGAACCATGCCGCGTAAAGGCAGTGCACCCCGGCGCGAGTCGGTGCCGGATCCGAAGTACGACAACGTGCTCGTCACCCGTTTCGTGAACGGGATGATGGGGCGCGGCAAGCGTGCCGTGGCCGAACAACACTTCTATTCGGCGATGCAGATGCTCGAGCAGAAGACCGGGCAGGACGCCATGACGGTCTTGAAGCAGGCGATGACGAACGTCAAGCCGGTGCTCGAGGTGAAGTCTCGACGGGTGGGAGGCGCCAACTACCAGGTTCCGGTCGAGGTTCGCCCCGACCGGCGCAACGCACTGGCCATCCGCTGGCTCATCAGCTTCGCGCGAGCGCGGGCGGACCACACGTTTGCGGAGCGCCTGGCGGCGGAGCTGATGTCGGCTTCGCGAAACGAAGGCGGCGCGGTGAAGAAGCGCGAAGACACGCA encodes:
- the rpsG gene encoding 30S ribosomal protein S7 → MPRKGSAPRRESVPDPKYDNVLVTRFVNGMMGRGKRAVAEQHFYSAMQMLEQKTGQDAMTVLKQAMTNVKPVLEVKSRRVGGANYQVPVEVRPDRRNALAIRWLISFARARADHTFAERLAAELMSASRNEGGAVKKREDTHKMAEANKAFAHYRW